The genomic region tttttctttggttgtATGAggttatccatagtcagtgtattactgACTGTAGAGGGGGGTCAGCCctcccccagtttggagaagcaggcagcagTACGATACACGGAAGTGGCTGAGTATGGGGGCATTACAGGCAgcagcaaaatgtattttagcctcctaaaaaaaggacaaaagtcGACTGTTTGTCGACTCCTTGAACTAACCGGCTAATTGCAAGCTCTCTCCACCTAACACTTTATGTTACAGCAGGTAAAGCAAAGGGATGAGGCTTTTCTATTGAAGTGTCCTAGTAAACCTGCTAGTGAGATAACGTGTATAATACCAACATTCTGGAAGTGAGAAACGTAATCAAATCGTTGAGTTGACTTGTTTGAGTATTGTTTGCTAAGATCTAGAGTGGCCAGCTGTTTTTGGGAAATTAGTAGTATGGATGCACAACTCTCTAACAGTCCTCCTTCTTACATCTCTGTAGGTTGAATATGGCATCAGCTGTCAACATATCCCCACCAGCTCATCCAGGACCAAATGGAGGGAGCCTACACACTCGCTCTAACAGCCGTGGACCGACCTGTGAGCAGCAAGATCCAGGACTGCACGGCATCAGCCAGGACCCAGGATCGTCAATCCATCCCCAACCCCCCGTCTTTGTCCGGCCTTTCTTCTACGTCCACCctccaccacccccacccccacctccacccccttTCCTCCACTACCAGTGGCCCATGCCCTTCCCCTATAACCATTTTGCTGCCTTCCCAGGCATGGGTgagttaagtttttttttttattttagtttatttgatTTGAACAATCATCTCAGTTAATTTCACctatcatgtttttgttttctacctTCCAGGCTATGGTATGGTCATTCCCCCATTCCCTCCTCATCCCTATATGGATGCTCCAGGCCACATTCTGTACCACCCCCACCCTCACGTCCAACCTGTCGACAGACGTTTCCTCCACCCCCCAGTCTACGCTCCTAGCGCACCCTACCAGAACCCAAACCTGACCCACAGAATTCATCTGTCTCATACTGGCAATGTTAGAGAAACTGTGAGCTGTCAGGTCCAAACAGAACCCATACAGAGAGGTCGTTATGGAGAAAGAAGCCCACTCATCGGCTCAGATTCCGGGCGTGGAACCGGCTCAAACTCTCCATCTGCCGAGGTTAGGAACAATACCTTACCCAGCAGTAATTCACTAATGTCAGTGAGTTCTCCAAATAGTATAGTTCCTGTTTGTAGCTCTTTTCAACAAGAGGAGGTTGTCAAAGAGAGACGCGTCTCTGTTCCTGACATTCTAATGAGTTGGAGAGGTGGCACACCGCAGGCAAGCATTCTGAAATTGGCAGACAATCAGCCACAGAATGACAAACACCTGCTGGCTTACGAAACTGAAGAAGAACATAAGTCTCTTTACCAGAGTCCAACTCGGACCAAAAATGGTCCAGTGGTGGCTGACAGTGCTAATGATAATGCTGAGCGTAACCTAAGCTCTAAGAACAGTGAAACCCTTTTTCAGATCCTCAAACTGCGAAAAGCTCACGGAGAGCGAAAGGCAGAATGCAGAAGAGAAAATGAACCGGTGGGATTGTTTGGCTCTCTAAAGCGTAGCCTACCCTACACAGAAAAGCTGCTACATTCACATAACAAATCCCGAAAGCTCCCTGACAATGAGCAAGATGATGACGAGACAAATCCACATGAAGACCCAACAGAGATCATTCCCTATCAAATGAATAGCTGTCAGACGGAGAGAAAAATGAACGAGTCTGTTTGGTCTGTGGCGTCTCTGCCCCCCTTCATCCCCACCAAGGAGTGGCTACTGCAGAACGGCATGTTGGAGCCTGAAGTAACTGGCCCTGTTCCAATGTCCAAAACACTGCCTCAGAATGACCACCAGCTGCCGTCTTACGCAACTGAGGAAGACCATGATAGGTCTTTTTACCAGAGTCCAAGTCAGACCAAAAATGGCCCAGTTGTTGCTGACGGTGCTTATGCTAATGGTAATGCTGAGGGTAGCTTAAGCTCAATGGACATTTCAACCCTGTACACAATCTTCAAACTAAGAGATGACCATGAAGAGAAAAATGCAGAATCCACAAATGCTGTAAGGCGTAGTCTACTCTACACAGATGAACTGCTACATTCACAAAAGGAATCCCGAAAGCTCCCTGACAATGAGCAAGAAGATGGCAACGTGACAAATCCACATGCAGACACGACAGAGATCATTCCCTATCAAATGTCTTTAAATAGTTCTCAGATGGAGAGAAAAATGAATGAGTCTGTTTGGTCTGTAAAGTATCTGCCACCCATCCCCACTAAGGACTGGCTGCTGCAGAACGGCATGTTGGAGCCTGAAGTAACTGGCCCTGTTCCAATGTCCAAAACACTGCCTCAGAATGACCACCAGCTGCCGTCTTACGAAACTGAAGACCATGAGAAGTCTTTTTACCAGAGTCCAACTCAGACCAAAACTGGTCCAGTGGTGCCAGACGGTGCTAATCACAATGCTGAGGGTAACTTTAGCTCTAAGGACAGTGCACTTTTTCAGATCCTTAAACTGAGAAAAGCTCATAAAGAGCGAAATGCAGAATCCAGAAGAGAAAATGAGTCGGTGGAATTCATTGGCTCTGTAAGGAGAGATGAACTGCTACATTCACAAATCGAATCCCAAAAGATCCCTGACAATGAGCAAGTAGATGAGACAAATCAACACGAAGACACGACAGAGATCATTCCCTATCAAATGTCTTTAAATAGTTCTCAGATGGAGAGAAAAATGAATGAGTCGGTTTGGTCTGTAAAGTCTCTGCCCCCCTTTATCCCCACCAAGGACTGGCTGCTGCAGAATGGCATGTTGAAGCCTAAAGTTAATGACTCTGTTCCAATGTCAAACGTGCCGCCTCAGAATGACCACCAGCTGCTGTCTTACGAAACTGAAGAAGACCATGAGAGGTCTTTTTACCAGAGTCCAACTCAGACCAAAACTGGTCCAGTGGTGCCAGATTGTGCTAATCACAATTCTAAGAGTAACTTCAGCTCTATGGACAGTGCAACACGTTTTCAGATCCTCAAACTGAGAAAAGCTCATGGAGGGCGAAATGCAGAATCCAGAAGAGAAAATGAGTTGGTGGAATTCATTGGCTCTGTAAGGAGAGATGAACTGCTACATTCACACAATGAATCCCAAAAGCTCCCTGACAATGAGCAAGTAGATGACAAGACAAATCAACGCGAAGACACGACAGAGATCATTCCCTATGACGGGTCTTTAAATAGTTCTCAGGTGGAGAGAAAAATGAATGAGTCTGTTTGGTCTGTAAAGTCTCTGCCCCCCTTTATCCTCACCAACGGCATGCTGGGGCCTAAAGTAACTGACTCTGTTCCAATGTCCAAAACACTGCCTCAAAATGACCACCAGCTGCCGTCTTACGAAACTGAGGAAGAGAAGTCTTTTTACCAGAGTACAACTCGGAACAAAAATGGTCCAGTGGTGGCTGACGGTGAATATGCTAATGATGATGCTGAGAGTAACTTGAGCTCTATGGACGGTGTAACCGTTTTCCAGATCCTCAAACTGATAGATGCTCATAAAGGGCATAATGCTGAATGCAGAAGAGAAAATGAGCCGATGGGATTGGTTGGCTCTGGAAGGCGGAGCCTACCCTACACAGATGAACtgctacattcacaaaaagaatCCCAAAAGCTCCCTTACAATGAGCAAGAAGATGGCAACGAGACAAATCCACAAGCAGACGTGACGGAGATAATTCCCAATCCAACGTATAGCTGTCAGATGGAGAGAAAAATGAACGAGTCGGTTTGGTCTGTGGAGTCCCTGCCCCCCTTTATCCCCACTAAGGAGTGGCTGCTGCAGAACGGCATGTTGGAGCCTGAAGTAAACGACTCCGTTCGAATGTCCAAAACACCGCCTCAGAATGACCACCAGCTGCCGTCTTATTTGGCTGAAGCGGAGCATGAGAAGTCTTTTAACCGGAGTCCAACTCGGACTGAAAATGGTCCAGTGGTGCCGGACGGTGCAAATGATAATGCTAAGGGTAACTTAAGCGCTAAGAACAGCCCAGACTTTTTCAAACTGAGGGAAGCTCACGAAGAGCAAGAAGCGGAATCCAGAAGAACAAATGAGCCGATGGGATTGGTTGACTCTGTACGGCGTACGCTATTTTACGCAGATGGACTGCTACACTCACGAAAGGAATCCCAAAAGATCCCCGACAATGAGCAAGAAGACGGCGACGAGACAAATCCACATGAAGACACGACTCCctatcaaatgaaaaaaatgaatgagtCCGTTTGGTCTGTGGAGTCTGTGCCCCACTTTATCCCCACCAAGGACTGGCTGCTGCAGAACGGCATGCTGGAGCCCGAAGTAACTGGCTCTGTTCCAGCGTCCAAAACGCCGCCTCAGAATGACCACCAGCTGCCGTCTTACGCAGCTGAAGAAGAGCACGTGACGTCTTTTTTCCAGAGTCCAACTCAGAACAAAAATGGTCCAGTAATGGCGGACGCTGCTTATGCTAATGATGCTGATGGTAATGCTGAGGGCAACTTGAGCTCTATGGACAGCGCAACCCTTTTCGAGATCTTCAAACTGAGAAAAGCTCACGAAGAGCGAAATGCAGAATCCGCGAGAGCTGTGAGGCATAGCCTACCCTACACAGATGAACTGCTACATTCCCCAAACCAATCCCAAAAGCTCCCTGACAATGAGCAAGAAGATGGCGCCGAGACAAATCCACAAGTGGACACTGCAGAGATCATTCCCTATCAAGTGTGTAGCAGTCCGACGGAGAGAAAAATGAATGAGCCTGTGGAGTCTCTTGCCCCCTCTGTCCCCACTAAAAAGTGTCGTGAAATGGATGTCTCTAAAATATGGAGGCTAAAGCAAGGGGTGAGCATGGTTCCGTTAGTAAAGGTCCCCTTAGCTTCCCCGACTCCCCTGCAGAGTAAACGCATTGTATCTACCCTCACTGAAGAGGACGCAGACACCAATAGGTGTCCGCTGATTCGCCGAAACGGAGCGGACATGGAGGCGGAGGATGGAGCTTGCAGGAACAAAGAAGTCCGAAGCCAGCAACTGTGTGTCCAGACGGCTGACCAGGAGACAGCCGACGTGTCTCCATCAAAGGCACATTTGGTGGACTGTGGCGTTCAGTGTACTGAACTACAGGAGCACAAGTGTGTATGTGAGATGAAGAGCAGCGTGGGACCGAGTAGATGGCATCATGGTAAACATTTGGGTGATTTGCTCCTTAATTCAACAATGATAGTTATGTGCTAGGGCTGCTCCATTATTGAAATCAtcttaatcacaattatttgtcAATATTGAAATCGCGATTATGTaacgattactcgttgacttttggaaagatgttgcatttatataAACGGTTAAACAAATTAACATTGAAAACGCCTAATTTGAAAACGCCTAATTTTCTTTAAAGTGTTcacattatgctttttggctttttccctttcctttgttGTGTTATATCGTTTTTTtctgcacgttataggtttacaaagtgaaaaagctccaagtccaccccaaagggacttaccatcttccagagaaaacactgttcacaaactgctccaaacagctctattgtagtccagcctttacttccgtgacaaacgtgcgtcactttgtaacacacgttataatgctcgcctagctgctagcgtggcacgccctcatacacTGCTTAAttgctagtagtccttacctaggtactgcgcatgtgcgactcccaacaagagaaaagaggagctgcagcaatgtgcagtacaacaacattttttttttaattaaatcatgtaaacctGTTATGGTACAACCtcctaaatacaattatgaacccgAAAATGAGCATTTTAAGTTTAACATTTTTTCCAGTCAGAAGACAAGATAAGTTAACTTGCAAAATGTACTGTGCAAAATAAGTGGTTTTCtcaattacattgtttttgggATCTTTAGAGGCCAATTTTATAAACTGCACAGCCCTAACGTGCTatgccccttttttttttttttttttaacggttACTTCTCTCCATAGATAAGAAGAAAGCAAATCATTGCCCAGCTGAAGGGGGAAAgcggaagaagaaaagaggaggcATGGACACTGGAGGAACGTCATCAGGTCAGAATTTCAATTTCGTTTAACACCAAATTTCTGcaagacttctttttttttttttttttttaatagaaaaatgtgcATGCTGTAATTTAAAGATTAATCATTTTCTAGCACAAGCTTGCATACAAAGCACAGTACTCATCTACACTGTAGTTTTTATAGGGCAGTAATTTGGGACCCAGTCATACAACCTAAAATCATGAATATAAAACGTATtcctttttatgaatttctGAAATGTAAGTCATAATTTCTCACCTAGAATATGGTGTGAAGTAAATCCCatcagaaaagaggaaaaagattGGGGtccaaaatattttaaatgcatgtttttaaagtgcccatattatgaaaaaatcactttctgggatttggggtgttatgttgtgtctctggtgcttccacacacatacaaacttcacatacaaaaatccacccatgctgtttagagtgagatacggtttctgaatgtgtcctgccttcagtctctgggtgagctgttcaaaatctgcacggcttgtgatgtcacaagccgaaacaagcaggctaaccgcaaccattagctcgtagctttagcgttagcatgctaacgctaacgctagcatgctacctcgttctcaatagcaaagcactgctataacacacacaagttc from Sander lucioperca isolate FBNREF2018 chromosome 3, SLUC_FBN_1.2, whole genome shotgun sequence harbors:
- the LOC116045200 gene encoding uncharacterized protein LOC116045200: MASAVNISPPAHPGPNGGSLHTRSNSRGPTCEQQDPGLHGISQDPGSSIHPQPPVFVRPFFYVHPPPPPPPPPPPFLHYQWPMPFPYNHFAAFPGMGYGMVIPPFPPHPYMDAPGHILYHPHPHVQPVDRRFLHPPVYAPSAPYQNPNLTHRIHLSHTGNVRETVSCQVQTEPIQRGRYGERSPLIGSDSGRGTGSNSPSAEVRNNTLPSSNSLMSVSSPNSIVPVCSSFQQEEVVKERRVSVPDILMSWRGGTPQASILKLADNQPQNDKHLLAYETEEEHKSLYQSPTRTKNGPVVADSANDNAERNLSSKNSETLFQILKLRKAHGERKAECRRENEPVGLFGSLKRSLPYTEKLLHSHNKSRKLPDNEQDDDETNPHEDPTEIIPYQMNSCQTERKMNESVWSVASLPPFIPTKEWLLQNGMLEPEVTGPVPMSKTLPQNDHQLPSYATEEDHDRSFYQSPSQTKNGPVVADGAYANGNAEGSLSSMDISTLYTIFKLRDDHEEKNAESTNAVRRSLLYTDELLHSQKESRKLPDNEQEDGNVTNPHADTTEIIPYQMSLNSSQMERKMNESVWSVKYLPPIPTKDWLLQNGMLEPEVTGPVPMSKTLPQNDHQLPSYETEDHEKSFYQSPTQTKTGPVVPDGANHNAEGNFSSKDSALFQILKLRKAHKERNAESRRENESVEFIGSVRRDELLHSQIESQKIPDNEQVDETNQHEDTTEIIPYQMSLNSSQMERKMNESVWSVKSLPPFIPTKDWLLQNGMLKPKVNDSVPMSNVPPQNDHQLLSYETEEDHERSFYQSPTQTKTGPVVPDCANHNSKSNFSSMDSATRFQILKLRKAHGGRNAESRRENELVEFIGSVRRDELLHSHNESQKLPDNEQVDDKTNQREDTTEIIPYDGSLNSSQVERKMNESVWSVKSLPPFILTNGMLGPKVTDSVPMSKTLPQNDHQLPSYETEEEKSFYQSTTRNKNGPVVADGEYANDDAESNLSSMDGVTVFQILKLIDAHKGHNAECRRENEPMGLVGSGRRSLPYTDELLHSQKESQKLPYNEQEDGNETNPQADVTEIIPNPTYSCQMERKMNESVWSVESLPPFIPTKEWLLQNGMLEPEVNDSVRMSKTPPQNDHQLPSYLAEAEHEKSFNRSPTRTENGPVVPDGANDNAKGNLSAKNSPDFFKLREAHEEQEAESRRTNEPMGLVDSVRRTLFYADGLLHSRKESQKIPDNEQEDGDETNPHEDTTPYQMKKMNESVWSVESVPHFIPTKDWLLQNGMLEPEVTGSVPASKTPPQNDHQLPSYAAEEEHVTSFFQSPTQNKNGPVMADAAYANDADGNAEGNLSSMDSATLFEIFKLRKAHEERNAESARAVRHSLPYTDELLHSPNQSQKLPDNEQEDGAETNPQVDTAEIIPYQVCSSPTERKMNEPVESLAPSVPTKKCREMDVSKIWRLKQGVSMVPLVKVPLASPTPLQSKRIVSTLTEEDADTNRCPLIRRNGADMEAEDGACRNKEVRSQQLCVQTADQETADVSPSKAHLVDCGVQCTELQEHKCVCEMKSSVGPSRWHHDKKKANHCPAEGGKRKKKRGGMDTGGTSSDMHSGQQEAYNRNFAKPWRSQDMLSSQQEAYNGNFCRPWKSQGRYGRNRR